The genomic stretch CGACTTCGGTCGCCCTTTTTTATTTCCGGCCTTACGCAGCCATCTGTGGGAGCGGGCGCGCCCGCGAACACCGGCAAAGCCGGTGCCATCTAACGCGCCGCCCGCTCCCACATGGGCCGGGGCAGCCTGCCCTACCTGCTTACCGGCTGAGCCGGTACACCCGCTCCAACAAACTCGACGCCCCGGCCTGCACAAACTTCGGGCTCTCCTCAATCACCTCCACAGCCTCCAGTTGCTCCACCTGCCACCCCGCAAACCCCTGCCTCAGCTCTTCATCCCTGACCGAAAACGGCGGCCCGGCCAACAATGACTGGTCATACTCCAGCGTCACCACCAACCCCCGGCAGCTTGTCGGCAGCAACCCCGACAACAGCTGCATATACCGCGCACGCATCTGCACCGGCAGCGCAATCACCGCCGCCCGGTCATACAGCCCCACGCAGTCAGCCACATCCTCTGCCCGCAAGGCAAAGAAGTCGCCACACCACAGCTGCACATCTCCACTGCACCAAACCTCGAATGCACCCTGCTGCCGCACCTCGGCCTCAAGCCCGTGCTCACGGAAGAAATCCTCCACCGCCCGCCGCGACAGCTCCACCCCCAATACGCAATGGCCCTGCCCGGCCAGCCAGGCCAGGTCCAGACTCTTGCCGCACAGGGGCACCAGCACGCGGCTGCCCGGTGCCAACTGCAACTGGGGCCAGTACGTCTGCAGATAGGGGTTCACCTGCGCCTGGTGAAAGCCGATCTGATTGTCAGCCCACCGCTGCTGCCAGAACGCTGGTTCCATGATCACTCCCGATTTTTAGATGATTTGTCGGTAAAACTTGGTTTGGATTTCGATCTGTAGTTAATCGAAGATGGTTGCATCTTAACCTTCAGGACCCCGCCATGCTGCCCAGCCTGTTCATTTCCCATGGTTCCCCCATGCTTGCCCTGCAACCCGGCGCCAGCGGGCCGGCACTGTCCGGGTTGGCCAACGCCCTGCCCCGGCCGAAAGCGATCGTGGTGGTGTCGGCGCACTGGGAAAGCCGCGAGCTGCTGGTCACCGCCAGCGCACAGCCCGAAACCTGGCATGACTTCTACGGCTTCCCACCGGCCCTGTATGCGGTGCAGTACCCGGCGCCGGGCGAGCCCGGGCTTGCTGGCCAGGTCAGTGAGCGGTTGAAGGCTGCGGGGCTACCCGCGCGGCTGGACATGCAGCGCCCATTCGACCATGGCGCCTGGGTGCCACTGTCGCTGATGTACCCGGATGCGAGCATTCCCGTGGTGCAGGTTTCACTGCCCAGCCACATGGGGCCGGCGCTGCAGCTAAAAGTGGGCCAGGCACTGGCGGTGTTGCGTACCGAGGATGTACTGCTGATAGGGTCGGGCAGCATTACCCACAACCTGGGTGAGCTGGACTGGCATGCAGGGCCGGATGTGATTGAGCCATGGGCCCTGGCGTTCAGGGATTGGGTGGTAGACCGGCTGCAGGAGGATGACCAGGCGGCGTTGCTAGATTACCGGCAGCAGGCACCGTTTGCGCTGCGCAACCATCCCAGTGACGAGCATTTGCTGCCGCTGTTCTTTGCCCTCGGGGCCGGGAGCAAGTTCGGCGTGGTGCATCAGGGGTTTACCCT from Pseudomonas putida encodes the following:
- a CDS encoding thiopurine S-methyltransferase, whose product is MEPAFWQQRWADNQIGFHQAQVNPYLQTYWPQLQLAPGSRVLVPLCGKSLDLAWLAGQGHCVLGVELSRRAVEDFFREHGLEAEVRQQGAFEVWCSGDVQLWCGDFFALRAEDVADCVGLYDRAAVIALPVQMRARYMQLLSGLLPTSCRGLVVTLEYDQSLLAGPPFSVRDEELRQGFAGWQVEQLEAVEVIEESPKFVQAGASSLLERVYRLSR
- a CDS encoding dioxygenase; translated protein: MLPSLFISHGSPMLALQPGASGPALSGLANALPRPKAIVVVSAHWESRELLVTASAQPETWHDFYGFPPALYAVQYPAPGEPGLAGQVSERLKAAGLPARLDMQRPFDHGAWVPLSLMYPDASIPVVQVSLPSHMGPALQLKVGQALAVLRTEDVLLIGSGSITHNLGELDWHAGPDVIEPWALAFRDWVVDRLQEDDQAALLDYRQQAPFALRNHPSDEHLLPLFFALGAGSKFGVVHQGFTLGALGMDIYRFD